In a genomic window of Alteromonas gilva:
- the tsgA gene encoding MFS transporter TsgA: protein MTNQIRLTLIAFMSYMVMSGLLTQAGVILNAIAGQLGLPAAEAVKVFSWLTGGALVGTCISMYLYTRFSLGLLLSATYVTFLLLMGGLYALPGYGFGILGAVLFGLGVCCGCGLSGGAVIISRIYRAQRRASAFIATDCSFSAAGYIFPTLAGWLLVQKLDWRLSYIAVALLAVLILVLVFTSTLPDTQGANPHQGAQDSDNAAAQFKRIITPRVMCFAVGVCLYLIAQTTFLTWAPNYLMVEFSANQKTAGQIVGNYWGFSIFGLLLSVVLVNMVPTRVMLLTVSSLAVCFTCAFLILGDLSLFLSLGIAFGLLTTCIYKIAISVGTQQITDSPPMLVTLMLFSGSVGSTLAPALSGMVVAVSDESGALMLSFVAFAVMLIMFTIAVVLEKRKEKLIMPGTPGIIKS, encoded by the coding sequence TTGACCAATCAGATTCGGCTTACGCTAATTGCGTTCATGAGTTACATGGTGATGTCTGGCTTACTGACGCAGGCAGGGGTTATTTTAAATGCCATTGCCGGGCAGCTTGGTTTGCCCGCTGCCGAGGCGGTTAAGGTATTTTCGTGGTTAACCGGGGGCGCGCTGGTTGGCACGTGTATTTCGATGTATTTGTATACCCGTTTTAGTTTAGGTTTGTTGCTAAGCGCTACCTACGTGACGTTCTTATTGCTGATGGGGGGCTTGTATGCGCTTCCCGGCTATGGTTTTGGAATACTTGGCGCCGTGCTTTTTGGACTGGGAGTGTGCTGTGGATGTGGCTTGTCGGGCGGAGCCGTGATTATTTCCCGAATATATCGCGCCCAGCGCAGAGCTTCGGCGTTTATTGCCACGGATTGCTCGTTTAGTGCGGCCGGATATATTTTTCCTACGCTGGCAGGGTGGCTCCTGGTGCAAAAGCTTGACTGGCGCTTAAGTTATATTGCGGTGGCATTGTTAGCGGTACTCATTCTGGTGTTGGTTTTTACCAGTACACTGCCAGACACGCAGGGCGCTAATCCACATCAAGGCGCGCAGGATAGCGACAATGCAGCCGCACAATTTAAGCGCATTATCACGCCGCGGGTAATGTGTTTTGCGGTGGGTGTCTGTTTATATTTAATTGCCCAAACTACCTTTTTAACCTGGGCGCCCAATTATTTAATGGTGGAGTTTTCGGCCAATCAAAAAACAGCCGGGCAGATTGTAGGAAATTACTGGGGTTTTTCGATATTTGGCTTATTGCTGTCGGTTGTCCTGGTCAATATGGTTCCCACCCGCGTGATGTTGCTTACGGTGTCGTCGCTGGCGGTGTGTTTTACCTGTGCGTTTTTAATACTGGGTGACTTATCGCTGTTTCTTAGTCTTGGAATCGCCTTTGGCTTACTCACAACCTGTATTTACAAAATTGCGATTTCAGTTGGCACGCAACAAATTACTGATTCGCCGCCCATGTTGGTCACGCTGATGCTTTTCAGTGGCAGTGTTGGAAGTACATTGGCACCCGCCTTATCAGGGATGGTGGTTGCGGTGAGCGATGAATCTGGCGCTTTGATGCTGTCATTCGTGGCATTTGCTGTTATGTTGATTATGTTTACCATTGCCGTGGTTTTGGAAAAACGTAAGGAAAAACTAATAATGCCGGGCACTCCCGGCATTATTAAAAGTTAA
- a CDS encoding sodium:solute symporter family transporter, whose product MGVAFRHQRNSKDYFLGGRTIAWPALALSVMATQLSAISFISAPAFVGLREGGGLIWLSYELALPIAVLLMLWRLLPTLHQSGVISVYDFLERRFERSTRLLISFVFQLSRSFATAIMIYAISLILQGTMGLEQWHSIVLIGVITLIYSAVGGMKAVVFGDAVQMILILAGALTCLVVALDAIGGISSALALINPLRFEAVNIDTYGLAGNDFGLLPMLFGGVVLYASYYGCDQSEAQRSLSAHSVKDLRKVMYTVAISRFPITLIYCAAGLVIGALVMQSPELQAQIPADQPDWMMPVFIVNYLPPGVIGLLVVAIMAAAMSSLSSAINSLAAVTTEDFCRYKGHEPSDAEYMRFARFAGIGWGLATLTLSLFAGDIAPTIIEAINKIGSVFYGPVLATFLVGIHSKSITAKAANVGLMMGVFVNTFLWLSDNPIFWFWWNAIGFVVTVMSGLLANKLVPASNIPTPQPSFGGLTWRMIMVLVVWSLALLFVATNLSAWLS is encoded by the coding sequence ATGGGAGTGGCGTTTCGTCATCAACGAAACAGTAAGGATTATTTTCTCGGAGGGCGCACAATCGCCTGGCCCGCTCTGGCGCTGTCGGTTATGGCGACGCAGCTCTCTGCTATCAGTTTTATTTCGGCGCCGGCCTTCGTTGGCCTACGCGAGGGTGGCGGCTTAATTTGGTTGTCTTACGAGCTCGCCCTGCCGATTGCTGTATTGCTCATGCTCTGGCGCCTGCTACCGACATTGCATCAAAGTGGAGTAATTAGCGTCTATGATTTTTTAGAGCGTCGTTTTGAACGTTCTACCCGACTGCTCATCAGCTTTGTATTTCAGCTTAGTCGTTCCTTCGCCACGGCAATCATGATTTACGCTATTTCATTGATTTTGCAAGGCACAATGGGCCTCGAACAATGGCATAGTATTGTGCTGATTGGCGTGATCACACTTATTTATTCAGCGGTAGGCGGTATGAAAGCCGTTGTGTTTGGCGATGCGGTACAAATGATCCTCATTCTGGCAGGCGCGTTAACCTGCCTGGTTGTGGCTCTCGATGCCATCGGCGGCATAAGCAGTGCCCTGGCATTGATCAATCCTCTACGCTTCGAAGCGGTCAATATCGACACCTATGGTCTCGCGGGGAATGACTTTGGCTTGCTGCCAATGCTATTTGGTGGCGTAGTCTTGTATGCGTCTTACTACGGTTGCGACCAGTCGGAAGCGCAGCGTTCGCTCTCGGCACATAGTGTTAAAGACTTACGGAAAGTGATGTATACCGTGGCTATCAGCCGCTTTCCTATTACGCTTATCTACTGCGCAGCAGGCCTGGTCATTGGTGCTTTGGTCATGCAATCGCCCGAACTACAAGCCCAGATCCCCGCTGATCAGCCAGACTGGATGATGCCGGTATTCATTGTGAACTACCTGCCGCCGGGCGTTATTGGCTTGCTGGTAGTCGCCATTATGGCCGCTGCGATGTCCTCTCTGAGCTCAGCCATTAACAGTCTGGCCGCGGTAACTACCGAAGATTTTTGTCGTTATAAGGGGCATGAACCGAGCGACGCCGAATATATGCGCTTTGCCCGGTTTGCGGGCATTGGCTGGGGCCTGGCTACGCTTACACTGTCTTTATTTGCCGGTGATATTGCCCCCACCATTATTGAGGCCATCAACAAAATTGGCTCGGTGTTTTATGGGCCGGTGTTAGCAACATTTTTAGTGGGTATTCATAGCAAATCCATTACCGCTAAAGCTGCTAATGTCGGATTAATGATGGGTGTCTTTGTAAATACGTTTTTGTGGTTGAGTGATAATCCGATATTTTGGTTCTGGTGGAATGCTATTGGCTTTGTGGTCACTGTAATGAGTGGGTTGCTGGCCAATAAACTGGTGCCGGCCAGCAATATCCCAACACCACAGCCATCTTTTGGCGGCCTCACGTGGCGTATGATAATGGTGCTCGTGGTGTGGTCACTGGCTTTGCTTTTTGTTGCCACTAACTTATCTGCCTGGTTGAGCTAA
- a CDS encoding DUF3750 domain-containing protein, translated as MVNLKTIGLLACLVCVTACSSSDWRTANREPAGIAPNPMLTKEAVIEVYAADAFSWRGWFAVHTWIAFKPRDAAEYEVYEVVGWRVDSGNPAVRHYQTPTPDRYWYGARPEKVLSITGAKAQRLIPEVIAAINRYPWANEYSVFPGPNSNTFPAWIGLQVPELELKMPFNAIGAGYADES; from the coding sequence GTGGTAAACCTTAAAACAATAGGCCTGTTGGCGTGTCTGGTGTGTGTGACTGCATGCAGCAGCAGTGACTGGCGAACGGCTAATCGCGAGCCGGCCGGTATTGCACCTAACCCAATGCTAACCAAAGAGGCGGTAATCGAAGTATACGCAGCCGATGCATTTAGTTGGCGCGGTTGGTTTGCGGTACACACCTGGATAGCATTTAAGCCCCGGGATGCTGCCGAGTATGAGGTCTATGAAGTGGTTGGCTGGCGAGTCGATAGCGGCAATCCGGCGGTACGTCATTACCAGACACCCACGCCCGATCGCTACTGGTACGGCGCCAGGCCAGAAAAAGTATTGTCGATTACCGGCGCCAAAGCACAGCGGTTAATTCCCGAGGTGATAGCCGCGATAAACCGCTACCCGTGGGCAAATGAATACAGTGTGTTTCCTGGTCCGAATAGCAATACATTTCCAGCCTGGATAGGCTTACAAGTGCCGGAACTGGAATTAAAGATGCCATTTAATGCCATCGGAGCAGGTTATGCAGATGAATCATAG
- a CDS encoding transposase, with the protein MPKTRSSQISLTDTPFYHCISRCVRRSYLCGKDKYTGKSFEHRKSWVEERLLKLAGVFAIDVCAYAVMSNHVHVVLHVNTAKAREWSVRRVLIQWHKLHKGTLLTRKYLARESLNDAEMMSVEATAEIYRQRLFDISWFMRNLNEYIARAANAEDECTGRFWEGRFKSQALLDEKAVLTCMVYVDLNPIRAKVAHAVDESKHTSIFRRLKARQSGFSQPPDLMAFYDNGVTFNKDALPFNLTDYCQLVTNTALMIQQTKAHDQKVIGLPILNLLGLSNGGWLLLTTEIEKRFCYVVGASNAMARFKRHKNLKRIRGISQAKKLFESA; encoded by the coding sequence ATGCCTAAAACTCGCAGTAGTCAAATCAGCCTTACTGATACTCCTTTCTATCATTGTATTTCAAGATGCGTTCGGCGTAGTTACTTGTGTGGCAAAGATAAATATACCGGTAAAAGTTTCGAACACAGGAAATCCTGGGTTGAGGAGAGACTGCTTAAGCTTGCTGGCGTTTTTGCCATTGATGTTTGTGCTTATGCCGTAATGAGCAATCATGTTCATGTGGTGCTTCATGTAAATACAGCGAAGGCCCGCGAATGGTCAGTAAGAAGGGTTCTGATCCAGTGGCATAAATTACACAAAGGAACGCTTCTGACTCGAAAATACCTGGCCCGGGAGAGCTTAAATGACGCTGAAATGATGAGTGTGGAGGCGACGGCGGAAATTTATCGTCAGCGGTTATTCGATATCAGTTGGTTTATGCGAAACCTCAATGAATACATAGCTCGTGCCGCCAATGCAGAAGATGAATGCACAGGACGATTTTGGGAAGGGCGGTTTAAGTCACAAGCATTGTTAGATGAAAAGGCGGTACTCACGTGTATGGTCTATGTGGATCTAAACCCCATAAGGGCGAAGGTTGCTCATGCTGTGGACGAGTCCAAACATACAAGTATTTTTCGACGGCTGAAGGCTAGGCAATCTGGATTTTCTCAGCCACCCGATTTGATGGCTTTTTATGACAATGGCGTTACATTCAATAAAGATGCGCTGCCTTTTAACCTAACGGATTATTGTCAGTTAGTGACGAATACCGCTTTAATGATCCAACAAACAAAGGCGCATGACCAAAAGGTTATTGGCTTACCCATATTGAATCTTCTGGGCCTGTCTAATGGAGGTTGGTTGTTATTGACCACTGAGATTGAGAAACGATTCTGCTATGTAGTTGGAGCAAGCAATGCGATGGCACGCTTTAAGCGTCACAAAAATTTAAAACGGATACGAGGGATATCTCAAGCAAAAAAACTATTTGAATCAGCTTAA
- a CDS encoding S9 family peptidase — translation MRSRFRGTLLLVLFFSAVNSFAATEYQKPSEAILQLVDVKQAPYFLMNEAEDTALMLYRDAYKTIEELSEEELRLGGLRIDPKANIGSRTTFYNDIKVRRIDTNQTVDVKGLPANPRLANFTWSPDQNRMAMTHKTPEGIELWVIDLNSAAAKRLTGPVLNANMRDVINWFADNQSLLVKVVPKDRQPLINSKAATPSGPTVSVSDGKKAQNRTYQDLLKNQNDEYNFEQLTRSTLTKVTLKGTMSQWLAPAMFGDISFSPNGEFVLVTRYQKPFSYLVQYNRFPSVTSVYSSKGDLVNDIVAVPLIEDLPKGFMATRKGPRAIQWRNDKPATVVYATALDGGDPANDVEFRDEVFQLAAPFDGEPESLLKTINRFYRISWLNNNYAIAEDYWWNTRNTKTYVFNPSNNQQAPVILDDRNYQDVYSDPGSFVTERNEFGKSVLMMRNNTVYLLGDGYSDEGQFPFLDSLNLDTHDKQRIYQSPYTDKLEELDDFNADEGRLTVSIEAKNEYPNRYFRDITSDKLTQITDFENPFKAIQDVHKEVINYQREDGLELSGTLYLPVGYEEGKRYPMILWAYPREYKDQSSAGQNTNNPNEFTYPFWGSPIYWVNKGYVVLDDAAFPIVGEGEEEPNDTFRSQLVANAKAAIDAVNERGLIDPARVAVGGHSYGAFMVANLLSHSDLFAAGIARSGAYNRTLTPFGFQSEERSYWEAPEVYYTMSPFMHADKMKSPLLLIHGEADNNSGTYPMQSERYFNALKGLGATARLVMLPKESHGYRAKESILHMLWEQEQWLDTHLKAK, via the coding sequence ATGAGATCAAGATTTAGGGGTACGTTACTCCTGGTTTTATTTTTTAGTGCGGTAAATAGTTTCGCGGCAACCGAATATCAAAAACCGTCAGAAGCAATATTGCAGTTGGTTGATGTGAAGCAAGCCCCGTATTTTTTGATGAATGAAGCGGAAGATACAGCGCTGATGCTGTACCGTGATGCATATAAAACAATCGAAGAATTATCAGAAGAAGAATTGCGACTGGGTGGATTACGCATTGACCCAAAAGCCAATATCGGTAGCCGAACCACTTTTTACAATGACATAAAAGTACGTCGAATTGATACCAATCAAACAGTAGATGTTAAAGGATTACCGGCCAACCCTCGTCTGGCTAACTTTACCTGGTCTCCTGATCAAAACAGAATGGCTATGACCCATAAAACCCCAGAAGGTATTGAACTCTGGGTTATTGACTTAAATTCAGCCGCAGCGAAGCGCCTAACCGGTCCGGTGCTCAATGCCAATATGCGCGATGTGATTAATTGGTTTGCTGACAATCAATCGCTACTAGTAAAAGTGGTACCTAAAGACCGTCAGCCTCTTATTAATTCCAAAGCGGCTACGCCATCCGGCCCTACGGTATCGGTAAGTGATGGCAAAAAAGCGCAGAATCGCACCTACCAGGATCTGCTTAAAAACCAAAATGATGAATATAATTTTGAGCAGCTTACCCGTTCCACACTGACAAAAGTAACTCTCAAAGGAACAATGTCGCAATGGCTTGCTCCCGCCATGTTCGGCGATATCAGCTTTTCACCCAATGGTGAATTTGTGCTCGTCACGCGTTATCAAAAACCTTTCAGTTACCTGGTGCAATATAATCGCTTTCCTTCCGTTACCAGCGTTTATTCCAGTAAAGGGGATTTAGTCAACGATATCGTGGCTGTCCCGTTAATTGAAGATCTGCCAAAAGGGTTTATGGCTACACGTAAAGGGCCTCGTGCAATCCAGTGGCGCAACGATAAGCCGGCGACCGTGGTTTATGCAACAGCATTGGATGGCGGCGATCCGGCAAACGACGTTGAATTTCGCGATGAGGTGTTTCAGCTGGCAGCGCCATTTGATGGCGAGCCGGAGTCATTACTCAAAACCATTAATCGCTTTTACAGAATTTCCTGGTTAAACAACAACTATGCCATTGCCGAAGATTACTGGTGGAATACGCGCAACACCAAAACCTATGTCTTTAACCCGTCGAATAATCAGCAAGCGCCGGTTATTCTTGACGACCGAAATTATCAGGATGTATACAGCGATCCCGGCTCCTTTGTAACCGAGCGCAACGAATTTGGTAAAAGCGTGTTAATGATGCGCAATAACACTGTGTATCTGCTCGGCGATGGCTATTCTGATGAAGGGCAATTCCCCTTTTTGGATAGCCTTAACCTGGACACCCATGATAAGCAGCGTATTTACCAATCGCCTTACACCGACAAACTCGAAGAACTGGATGATTTTAACGCTGACGAAGGCCGTCTCACGGTCAGTATCGAAGCAAAAAATGAATATCCAAACCGTTATTTTCGCGATATCACCTCCGACAAGCTAACCCAAATCACGGACTTTGAAAATCCATTCAAAGCCATTCAGGACGTGCATAAAGAGGTAATAAATTATCAGCGAGAAGATGGTCTGGAGCTCTCCGGTACACTCTATTTACCAGTAGGTTATGAGGAAGGTAAGCGCTACCCTATGATTTTATGGGCGTATCCGCGAGAGTATAAAGACCAAAGCAGTGCTGGCCAAAACACCAATAATCCCAATGAATTTACGTATCCGTTTTGGGGATCTCCCATTTATTGGGTTAATAAGGGCTATGTCGTGCTCGATGATGCTGCGTTTCCCATTGTTGGAGAAGGCGAGGAAGAGCCCAATGATACCTTTCGCTCACAGTTAGTGGCGAATGCCAAAGCAGCCATCGATGCCGTAAACGAACGGGGATTAATCGACCCTGCCCGTGTTGCAGTGGGCGGCCACAGCTATGGCGCCTTTATGGTGGCTAATTTACTGTCTCATTCAGACTTGTTTGCAGCCGGAATAGCCAGAAGCGGGGCCTATAACCGCACTCTGACACCTTTCGGGTTTCAGTCTGAAGAGCGTTCTTACTGGGAGGCACCGGAAGTCTATTACACTATGTCGCCCTTTATGCATGCCGATAAAATGAAGAGTCCGCTATTATTGATTCACGGCGAAGCCGACAACAACAGTGGCACCTATCCCATGCAAAGTGAACGCTACTTCAATGCTTTAAAAGGTCTGGGCGCTACAGCACGCCTTGTTATGCTGCCCAAAGAGTCACATGGCTACCGGGCTAAGGAAAGTATCCTGCACATGTTGTGGGAGCAGGAACAATGGCTGGACACCCACTTAAAAGCAAAATAA
- a CDS encoding efflux RND transporter permease subunit, whose product MWLSDVSVKRPVFASVTNLLLIIFGIVSFSMLSLREYPDIDPPIVSINTNYPGASANIVETRITQLLEDRISGIEGIKNITSTSRNGRSDITIEFELARDIDAASNDVRERVSRALNNLPDQADPPEVSKSNSDEQPIMWFNLRSTNLNTMELTDYAERYLVDRLSIVNGVARVRIGGGRTYAMKVWLDRTAMAARDVTVADVEAVIRSENVELPAGQVESLNRDFEVRVARSFLTPDDFAALTVAVGAEGYLVRLGDIAKVELTAVEDETEFRGDGVNMIGLGIIKQSKGNTLEVARAARAQIERIKQTLPDNIFIVSSYDSSVFIEQSISEVYNTLGIAMLLVVIVIYLFLGNLSATLIPAITVPVSLIAAFIVMLALGFSINLLTLLAMVLAIGLVVDDAIVVLENIHRRIEMGEPAILAAYRGTREVGFAVIATTMVLISVFVPLVFLDGNVGRLFTEFALAIAAAVAFSSVTALTLSPMLGSLLLRKSERSGFGSWLDKRFQKLESGYYNTLGKTIHQPIMMVLLLILAVGAIYQLHERIPAEFTPKEDRSNFFITMQSQEGASFESNARNLRKIEDIVMEYREAGELDRVLVRAPGWGGRAGIVVVGVVPWDERDRSSFEIMDEISGRLSVIPDVTAFAIMRSGIGGGGFNRPVQFVLQGDTYENLAEWRDILIEKASENPNLIRIDSDYKSTSPQVLIEIDRDRAADLGVSISDVGRTLETMLGQRRVSTFLDRGEEYDVILEGVEAEFRSPDSIENLYVRSGYTGKLIPLDNLLSFKEQATSAQLNRYNRMRSVTISANLANDYSLGEALAYLENIVATELPDSVSIDYKGESQLYQESGNSFVFVFLLALSITYLILAAQFESWVHPLVIMMTVPLALLGAFIGMYFAGMSLNIYSQIGLVMLIGLAAKNGILIVEFANQLRDAGTEFEEALRKASAMRLRPIVMTGFTTVFSSIPLVIASGAGAESRAAIGMVIFSGVLVSAFLTLYIVPTAYYWMARNTGSPLKRTHKLEELDKAMPYVKGE is encoded by the coding sequence ATGTGGTTATCTGATGTATCGGTAAAGCGGCCGGTTTTTGCTTCGGTAACAAACTTACTGCTTATTATCTTTGGCATAGTGTCGTTTTCGATGTTGTCGTTGCGGGAATATCCGGATATCGACCCACCTATCGTGAGTATTAATACCAATTACCCGGGGGCGTCAGCTAACATCGTTGAAACCCGCATCACCCAATTGTTGGAAGATCGCATTAGCGGTATCGAGGGCATCAAAAATATTACCTCTACCAGCCGCAATGGCCGTTCTGATATCACCATAGAGTTTGAACTCGCACGCGATATTGACGCCGCGTCGAACGACGTACGCGAACGGGTGAGCCGGGCGCTGAATAACTTGCCTGATCAGGCCGATCCGCCGGAAGTGTCCAAATCGAACTCTGATGAACAACCCATCATGTGGTTTAACCTTCGCAGTACCAACTTAAATACCATGGAGCTTACCGATTACGCTGAGCGTTATTTGGTTGACCGCCTGTCGATAGTAAACGGCGTCGCCAGGGTGCGCATTGGCGGCGGTCGGACTTATGCCATGAAAGTATGGCTCGACCGCACAGCCATGGCCGCACGGGATGTGACGGTGGCTGATGTCGAAGCTGTCATTCGCTCTGAAAACGTGGAGTTACCTGCCGGTCAGGTTGAGTCGTTAAATCGTGATTTTGAGGTGCGGGTAGCACGTAGCTTTTTAACCCCTGATGATTTTGCGGCGCTGACAGTGGCAGTTGGCGCTGAAGGTTACCTGGTCAGACTGGGCGATATTGCCAAGGTAGAACTCACCGCCGTAGAGGATGAAACCGAATTCCGTGGTGACGGGGTTAATATGATTGGCCTTGGTATCATCAAGCAATCGAAGGGCAATACCCTGGAAGTGGCCCGTGCCGCCCGGGCGCAAATCGAGCGCATCAAGCAAACGTTGCCCGACAACATTTTTATTGTCTCAAGCTACGACTCGTCGGTATTTATTGAGCAGTCGATCTCTGAGGTCTACAACACGCTCGGTATTGCCATGTTGCTGGTGGTGATTGTAATTTATTTGTTCCTGGGTAACTTAAGTGCAACGCTCATCCCGGCGATCACGGTACCGGTATCGTTGATAGCGGCGTTTATAGTGATGCTGGCGCTAGGCTTTTCAATCAACCTGCTCACGCTGCTGGCCATGGTGCTTGCCATTGGCCTGGTGGTTGATGATGCGATTGTGGTGCTGGAGAACATTCACCGCCGCATTGAAATGGGTGAGCCGGCCATACTGGCCGCGTACCGTGGTACCCGTGAAGTTGGGTTTGCCGTTATCGCGACGACAATGGTATTGATATCCGTGTTTGTGCCGTTGGTATTTTTAGATGGCAATGTGGGCCGCCTGTTTACCGAATTTGCCCTGGCCATTGCGGCTGCCGTGGCGTTTTCCAGCGTCACAGCACTCACCCTGTCTCCTATGCTGGGCTCGCTTTTGCTGCGTAAAAGCGAACGAAGCGGATTTGGTAGCTGGCTGGATAAACGTTTCCAAAAACTAGAGAGTGGCTACTACAATACTCTGGGTAAAACCATTCACCAGCCAATTATGATGGTGTTATTGCTAATACTGGCAGTGGGCGCAATCTATCAGCTCCACGAGCGTATTCCGGCCGAATTTACCCCTAAAGAAGACCGTAGTAATTTCTTTATTACCATGCAGTCGCAAGAAGGCGCCAGCTTTGAGAGCAACGCCAGAAATTTGCGTAAAATTGAAGATATTGTTATGGAATACCGCGAAGCCGGCGAACTTGACCGCGTGTTGGTGCGCGCACCAGGGTGGGGCGGTCGCGCAGGTATCGTGGTGGTAGGCGTTGTACCCTGGGATGAGCGCGACCGCAGCAGCTTTGAAATTATGGACGAAATCAGTGGGCGCTTGAGTGTGATCCCCGATGTGACCGCCTTTGCCATTATGCGCTCAGGTATTGGCGGCGGCGGTTTTAACCGGCCTGTACAGTTTGTATTGCAGGGCGACACCTACGAAAACCTTGCCGAATGGCGCGATATCCTCATAGAAAAAGCCTCTGAAAACCCCAATCTCATTCGTATTGACTCGGATTATAAGTCGACCTCACCGCAGGTACTGATTGAAATTGATCGCGATCGCGCCGCTGATTTAGGGGTGTCGATTAGCGATGTGGGCAGAACGCTTGAAACCATGCTGGGCCAGCGACGAGTATCAACCTTCCTAGACCGCGGCGAAGAGTATGACGTGATTTTGGAAGGCGTTGAGGCTGAATTCAGAAGCCCGGATAGCATAGAAAATCTTTATGTACGTTCCGGTTATACCGGCAAACTGATCCCGCTCGACAATTTACTGAGCTTTAAAGAACAGGCCACCTCAGCGCAGCTTAATCGCTACAACCGTATGCGCTCGGTGACCATTTCAGCTAACTTAGCCAATGATTATTCCCTCGGCGAAGCGCTGGCGTATCTGGAGAATATCGTGGCCACTGAATTACCCGATTCGGTTTCGATAGACTATAAAGGTGAGTCACAGCTGTATCAGGAATCAGGTAATTCCTTTGTGTTTGTCTTCTTGCTAGCGTTGTCGATTACCTATCTTATTCTGGCTGCCCAGTTTGAAAGCTGGGTGCATCCGCTGGTTATCATGATGACGGTGCCGCTGGCCTTACTGGGCGCGTTTATAGGCATGTATTTTGCCGGTATGTCACTCAATATTTATAGCCAGATTGGGCTGGTCATGTTGATTGGCCTGGCGGCCAAAAACGGTATTCTGATTGTAGAGTTTGCTAACCAGCTCAGAGACGCGGGCACAGAGTTCGAAGAAGCGCTGCGCAAGGCATCGGCGATGCGTTTACGCCCTATAGTCATGACTGGTTTTACCACCGTATTTAGCAGTATTCCACTGGTGATAGCCTCAGGCGCGGGCGCAGAAAGCCGCGCAGCAATAGGCATGGTGATATTCTCAGGGGTGCTGGTATCGGCATTTTTAACGCTGTATATCGTACCTACCGCCTATTACTGGATGGCCCGCAATACCGGTTCACCACTTAAGCGTACCCATAAGCTGGAAGAGTTAGACAAAGCTATGCCTTACGTGAAAGGCGAATAG